From the Carya illinoinensis cultivar Pawnee chromosome 4, C.illinoinensisPawnee_v1, whole genome shotgun sequence genome, one window contains:
- the LOC122308416 gene encoding tryptophan decarboxylase TDC2-like, with product MGSLDCSADTSSEFKPLDPEDFRNQAHKVVDFIADYYKQVETYPVLTQVQPDYLRARLPQTAPYLPEPLETILSDVTKDIIPGMTHWLSPNFFGFFPATVSTAAFLGEMLCTSFNAVSFNWLASPAATELEMIVTDWLANMLKLPNTFMFSGTGGGVIQNTSSDAILVTLIAARDRMLRTRGSTATIQKLAVYCSDQTHSTFAKAAKLAGISPCNVKAIPTNLDTAFALSASALRLAVEADVASGLVPLYLCATVGTTSTTAIDPLPPLSDLASEFGMWMHVDAAYGGSACICPEFRHYLEGIERVDSLSLSPHKWLLTYLDCCCLWVTHPNLLVQALSTDPEYLKNKPSESKSVVDYKDWQVGTGRKFKSLRLWFVLRSYGVVSLQSHIRSDIRMAKTFEGLVKSDPRFEVVVPRNFALVCFRLNPFSGEDPERTEALNRKLLDWVNSTGRVYMTHTKVGGIYILRFAVGATLTEEHHVAAAWKLIKEGAYAVLNGV from the coding sequence ATGGGTAGCCTTGATTGCTCCGCCGACACCTCCTCCGAATTCAAGCCCTTAGACCCCGAAGATTTCCGAAACCAAGCCCACAAAGTGGTCGACTTCATAGCCGATTATTACAAACAAGTTGAAACCTACCCTGTTCTCACCCAGGTCCAGCCTGACTATCTCCGCGCCCGCCTCCCCCAAACTGCACCATACCTTCCGGAACCGCTGGAGACCATTCTCTCCGACGTAACCAAGGACATCATCCCCGGCATGACCCATTGGCTTAGCCCAAACTTCTTTGGGTTCTTTCCGGCCACGGTTAGCACCGCTGCTTTCCTAGGAGAAATGTTGTGCACTTCGTTCAATGCGGTTAGTTTCAACTGGCTTGCCTCTCCCGCAGCCACGGAGCTGGAAATGATAGTTACGGACTGGTTGGCTAACATGCTCAAACTCCCTAACACTTTCATGTTCTCCGGTACCGGTGGTGGTGTCATTCAAAACACCTCGAGTGACGCGATTCTTGTCACTCTTATTGCTGCCAGAGACCGCATGCTACGTACGCGTGGGAGCACTGCGACCATCCAAAAGCTCGCGGTATATTGCTCTGATCAGACTCATTCCACCTTCGCCAAAGCTGCCAAATTGGCTGGAATATCTCCATGCAACGTCAAGGCCATCCCCACAAACCTTGACACAGCGTTTGCTTTATCCGCTTCAGCCCTACGCTTGGCTGTGGAGGCTGACGTGGCATCCGGGTTAGTCCCACTTTATCTTTGTGCTACTGTGGGGACAACTTCAACCACAGCCATCGATCCTCTCCCGCCGCTCTCAGACTTGGCGAGTGAGTTTGGCATGTGGATGCATGTGGACGCTGCGTATGGCGGTAGTGCATGCATTTGTCCCGAGTTCAGGCACTACTTGGAAGGGATCGAACGAGTTGACTCACTGAGTCTTAGCCCCCATAAATGGCTGCTCACTTACTTGGACTGTTGTTGCCTTTGGGTGACGCACCCAAACCTATTGGTGCAAGCCCTGAGCACCGATCCGGAGTACTTGAAGAACAAACCCAGTGAATCCAAGTCGGTAGTGGATTATAAGGATTGGCAAGTGGGTACGGGTCGAAAATTCAAGTCGTTACGGCTATGGTTCGTGCTGCGAAGCTATGGCGTCGTGAGTCTCCAGAGCCACATCCGGTCCGACATCCGGATGGCCAAGACGTTCGAGGGGCTCGTGAAGTCGGACCCACGTTTCGAAGTCGTCGTGCCGAGGAACTTTGCGCTGGTGTGCTTCCGTTTGAACCCATTTTCAGGGGAAGACCCTGAGCGTACGGAGGCGTTGAACCGGAAGCTACTCGATTGGGTGAACTCGACCGGGCGAGTTTACATGACTCACACGAAGGTCGGGGGGATCTATATTCTGAGGTTTGCAGTGGGGGCGACGCTCACGGAAGAACACCACGTGGCCGCCGCCTGGAAGTTAATCAAGGAAGGGGCATATGCTGTTCTAAATGGTGTTTGA
- the LOC122307764 gene encoding transcription factor MYB102-like, translated as MGRTPCCEKNGLKKGPWTPEEDLKLINHIQLHGPGNWRNLPKNAGLQRCGKSCRLRWTNYLRPDIKRGRFSFEEEETIIQLHGILGNKWSSIAARLPGRTDNEIKNYWNTHIRKRMLRMGIDPVTHAPRLDLLDLSSILSSSVCNPTILNVSNLLGSQPLVNPEMLKLADAILSLKQENLVPLARNIQENQIFNSLMQKQVQPLQPNQYQTPLQEGVFSSEMSNQLVQDNNLEGLCSKVETYGNCSDNSIPSDLNEHFVCHPNHGNCSSNPTVPEIQENSVFQSLYNSNQNFSFSSVVSTPISSPTPINSSSTFINSSTEDEKESYCSNLFKFEIPEGFDFDEFM; from the exons ATGGGAAGAACACCTTGTTGTGAGAAGAATGGGCTCAAGAAAGGTCCTTGGACTCCGGAGGAAGATCTTAAGCTCATAAACCATATTCAGCTCCATGGTCCTGGCAACTGGAGAAACCTTCCAAAGAATGCTG GTTTGCAAAGATGTGGAAAGAGCTGTCGTTTGCGATGGACTAACTATTTGAGGCCTGATATCAAGAGGGGAAGATTCTcatttgaagaagaagagacaaTAATCCAATTGCACGGTATCTTAGGAAACAA ATGGTCATCCATAGCCGCTCGATTACCTGGAAGAACTGATAATGAAATCAAGAATTATTGGAACACCCACATCAGAAAAAGGATGCTAAGAATGGGAATTGATCCTGTGACTCATGCTCCTCGCCTCGATCTTCTTGATCTATCCTCCATCCTAAGCTCATCTGTTTGCAACCCCACAATCCTCAATGTGTCAAACTTATTGGGCTCCCAACCCCTCGTGAATCCAGAAATGTTAAAGCTAGCCGACGCTATCTTGTCACTAAAACAGGAAAACCTAGTACCCTTAGCAAGAAATATTCAGGAAAACCAAATTTTCAATTCCTTAATGCAAAAGCAAGTCCAACCATTACAGCCCAATCAGTATCAAACTCCACTACAAGAAGGGGTGTTCTCATCGGAGATGTCAAATCAACTCGTGCAAGACAATAATTTAGAAGGGTTATGTTCGAAGGTGGAAACTTATGGTAATTGCTCAGATAATTCGATACCTTCAGACTTGAATGAACATTTTGTTTGCCACCCAAACCATGGGAATTGCAGCTCTAATCCTACGGTTCCTGAGATACAAGAAAATTCAGTTTTCCAGTCACTATACAATAGCAATCAGAATTTCAGCTTTTCGTCTGTTGTGTCAACACCAATATCAAGCCCTACTCCCATTAATTCATCTTCCACATTCATCAACAGTAGCACTGAAGATGAGAAAGAAAGCTACTGCAGCAACTTGTTTAAGTTCGAAATTCCAGAGGGCTTTGACTTCGATGAATTCATGTAA